The sequence ATTTCCGTGACGCTGTTCAGAACGAAAATATGGCGGAAGCCTTCGCGTTTCAGCGACCGTAGCGAGCGGCGCAGCTGCGAACGTTGTTGCCGAATGACGTGCGGCCCGAACTGGCGATCCGCTCGATCGCAATTGCGGTCGTGACAAACGTCCTCGGGAGGATTCAACACGATCGCAACCGGCAAGCAGTGGTACTGCCGCGCCAGTTCGACCAGCGGCTTCCGCGATTCCTGCTGCACGTTGGTCGCGTCGACGACGGTCAATTGCCCTCGCGCAAGCCGTTTGGCGGCGACATAGTGCAGCACGTCGAATGCGTCTCGCGTCGCCGCTTGATCGTTTTCGTCATCGCTGACCAGACCGCGGCAATAGTCGGACGAGAGAACTTCCGTCGGCCGAAAGTGCATCCGCGCGAACGTACTCTTCCCCGATCCGCTTGGACCGATCAACACGACGAGCGATAGTTTTGGAATTTGGATGTTCAACGAGCCAGACCTCCGCTGACAAGACATAGTGTTGATCGCGGCTTTGAATTTCGTAGCGGACATGCTCCGCCTAGTCGCGTTGAAAGAGACTCATCTGCGTCGGCGTTCCGGCCGCAGGATCTTCGGGGCCGATCCCAATGAACCGTACCGCATAGCCATATCGCCGCCCGATTTCTTGGGCCCAGTCCTGGAATTGCTGGCGCGTCCACTCAAACCGGTGGTCGCCATGCCGAAACTGTCCTGCCGGCAAAGTCTCCCACATTACGTTGTATTCCTGATTCGGCGTCGTCAGCACGACGTTCTGCGGCCGCGCGAACTCGAATAGCACCCGCTCGAACGCCGACAACCGGGGAGGATCAAGATGCTCGATCACTTCGACGACCGCGGCTGCATCGAACCCTTCAAATCGCTTGTCACGGTAGATCAACGAGCCGTGAAGCAGCTTCACTCGCTCGGCCTGCCTTTCTGGACGACGATCGAGCTTCAACCGCCGCTCGGCGATCTCGAGCGCGCGGCTCGCAACGTCGACGCCGACGATTCGCTCAAATTGCCGATCTTCCAACAGTTCGCGCAGCAAGCGTCCTTCGCCGCAACCGAGGTCGATCACCGATTTCGCACCGCTGCTGCGTAGGGCGGCCAAGACCGCCCCATGACGCTGCTCGTTCAGGCTCAACGCCTTTTCGAGCGTCTCCTCGCGTCGGTCGCCCGGCGGTTCGTCGTCGAGCGCAGCCTCTCGCTCTTCGTCAACAAGCCGCGCCAGCGCCTGACGGTAGAGACTAGCGCGATGCGACAAATAGCGGCGGGTGATCTGCTCTTTCTCAGGATGCGCGGCCAGCCAGCCCCCACCTTTGAAGAGGAGTTTTTCGAGTTCGTCCTCACCGACGAAGTAATGCTTCTCGTTGTCAAAGACCGGAATGAGGACGTACAAATGGGTCAGCAGTTCCGCCAGAGTTTTCGTCGCGCGGATCGTCACCGAGTAGTAAGAGCTTTCTCCCCATTCCGGAAACTGCTCGTCCAGCGGATGCCGAACCGCTTCGACCTCGTATCCCAGCGGCTCAAATAATCGAGCGAGCAAGCCGGCGTCTCCTCGAACCGGCAGTACGTCGATCCGAGCGGTCAGAGGAATCGGCGTGCTGACCAACTTCGGGCGATCTTTGCATCGCCCGCCAAGCGCCGTTCCGAAGACTTGCGAAATGGCGACGCTCATCAGCGACGACGCGCAGTAAGGACGATCGTTGACGTACTGGCCGATGCCAAAACTTGCGTCGCGTCGTTTGCCGCGGACCATCTCGACCGAATCGACGTCAAGCAACAAACAAGCGGTGCAGGTCTCCGCCGACGCTTCGGGGTAAAAGACGTGCGCCTTCCCAAAGCTGAGATCAAAGCTCTGCAACCGACCGGGGCGTTTGTGCAACAAGTACCCCAGATCGGCCGCCGGCGGATGGGTGGTAGAAATCGACAACAGCATGTTAGTAGTGCGCCTTCCAATTACGCTTTTCCAAACCGCGCACGTCAGCCGTATCCGCCAACGCTTCCAGGTAATTCGCTAGTCTTCGCAACAAGTCGTCTTCCGGTTCTCCCCGAAACTCCGGCACGTAGATCGCGTTCCCATAGCTTCGCTCCACCTTTTGCGGCGTATCGTCAACGATGAGCGTCTTGGCCAAATCGAAACCGTGCCGTCTCACCTTCCTCAAATCTTTCACATAGTACGTTTCGCGCCACTCGGGGTCGTAACAGCGCACACAGCGATCACGGCTCCAGACAAACTCCAAGTGAAGGTCCGCTGGCAGCGCGTACGTTCGCACCACCGCCAGATAGCCAGCATCCGCCGTCGACCACAGGGCGATTCGATAACGACGATAACAGTGCTGCAAAAACTCTTGCAGATAAGGGCGCAAATAGACGTGATAGGGTCCGAATCGAAAATCGGGCGCATGCGCAAGCCGCCTCTCGGTCGCAAACAACAACGTTTCGTCGACGTCAAGAATCAACAGGCTCGACTTCGTCGCCGCGATCTCGTTCACAGACAGCCTAATCGCCCTTTCTTGCGTACTCAAAGGAAAGATATTCCGATTCCGACGAAGACACGCCAACGGGGAAATGGTTCGTCGGACAACGGCATCCCAGGGCTTATTCGCCTGGCGAGAATACTACGAAAACTATTTCCCTAGGGTCATCGTCTGCTTAGTAACGCCAAACCGATAGCAATACCGACCTGCCTGTGTGGCAATTCGCCTTTTGGATGACTCCATGAAGACTTTCCTACTAGTTGTCGTAGCGATCAGTATTACTGTGGCGATCCTGGTAGCGACCCTCCAATCTGGCCGCCCCACGCCAGAAGTTGCCGTACTGAGGGGCATGGCTTGGCGGTCGAATCCACTCGACCACGTCGTCCCCAATAGCTCGGCGCTCTCTCAGGAGGAGCTATCGCGGGAAAAGTTCTCCTGCTTTACGTTTGGGTCTTTCCATCGCCAGTCTGGTACGACTGATCTACGCATTGACGCCGACGGCAAGGGGACCCTCGATCTTTGGCAGGATACCGATCTCGCTCGCGAACGACTTCAGGCGACGTTTACCCTCGAGCCCCAGGAGCTCGACGAACTCTGCCGACAACTTCGCAACGTGAAATTTGCCGAGCTGAATGACGAGTACAACGCCAACGCCGCCAAGTCGATCGTTGACGCTACTTTCATCTCCGACGACGAATCGATCGCCATCTCGGTCGGCTGTGGGGAAGTGACGAAGCAAGTCGTGTGCCTAGGAAACTATCCTCCGGCGATCGTCACGTTGACGAACTACATCGATCAAGAGATTCTGCCTCGGCACAAGAAGGCCATCGACGAGGCGAAGCCTGTTGAGCAGGAGGAAGGATTCTCGTTTCAAGGCAGTACGGTGAAATAGCCGGCCTCTCACGGCAAGATCGCAAACACCCGCGCCGGAAAGCCCGAGCCTTTCAGCGGCTTC is a genomic window of Blastopirellula sediminis containing:
- a CDS encoding 3' terminal RNA ribose 2'-O-methyltransferase Hen1: MLLSISTTHPPAADLGYLLHKRPGRLQSFDLSFGKAHVFYPEASAETCTACLLLDVDSVEMVRGKRRDASFGIGQYVNDRPYCASSLMSVAISQVFGTALGGRCKDRPKLVSTPIPLTARIDVLPVRGDAGLLARLFEPLGYEVEAVRHPLDEQFPEWGESSYYSVTIRATKTLAELLTHLYVLIPVFDNEKHYFVGEDELEKLLFKGGGWLAAHPEKEQITRRYLSHRASLYRQALARLVDEEREAALDDEPPGDRREETLEKALSLNEQRHGAVLAALRSSGAKSVIDLGCGEGRLLRELLEDRQFERIVGVDVASRALEIAERRLKLDRRPERQAERVKLLHGSLIYRDKRFEGFDAAAVVEVIEHLDPPRLSAFERVLFEFARPQNVVLTTPNQEYNVMWETLPAGQFRHGDHRFEWTRQQFQDWAQEIGRRYGYAVRFIGIGPEDPAAGTPTQMSLFQRD
- a CDS encoding HAD family hydrolase, which produces MNEIAATKSSLLILDVDETLLFATERRLAHAPDFRFGPYHVYLRPYLQEFLQHCYRRYRIALWSTADAGYLAVVRTYALPADLHLEFVWSRDRCVRCYDPEWRETYYVKDLRKVRRHGFDLAKTLIVDDTPQKVERSYGNAIYVPEFRGEPEDDLLRRLANYLEALADTADVRGLEKRNWKAHY